Proteins encoded together in one Lysinibacillus sp. FSL K6-0232 window:
- a CDS encoding YkuS family protein: MSKIIGVEQSLSNIEDALKAKGYEVIQLRNEEDAKSCDACVITGQDRDVMGISDPVMAGPVIDADGLSANEVVQRVEKYFH, encoded by the coding sequence ATGTCTAAAATTATTGGTGTTGAACAATCCTTATCAAATATTGAGGATGCTTTAAAGGCAAAGGGCTATGAAGTGATTCAGCTACGCAATGAAGAGGATGCTAAAAGCTGTGATGCTTGCGTTATTACAGGGCAAGACCGAGATGTAATGGGCATTAGCGATCCTGTGATGGCTGGGCCTGTTATTGATGCGGATGGACTTTCTGCCAATGAAGTTGTACAGCGTGTCGAGAAATATTTCCATTAA
- a CDS encoding glucosamine 6-phosphate synthetase, giving the protein MRKLSKRNILWIIPIAILGVFWYFYGPQKDITDNEYITYVKSYSYENSTKTLEDAFASACENPYWVYFETQKGQDVVEFKGDCPVDNKVTKVNVQFLVDKDMTSVQSGAMLADSKMQEEADRDQFILALVQ; this is encoded by the coding sequence ATGAGAAAATTAAGTAAAAGGAATATATTATGGATTATACCTATTGCAATTTTAGGGGTATTTTGGTACTTTTATGGTCCGCAAAAAGATATAACGGACAATGAATATATTACATATGTAAAAAGCTATTCCTATGAAAATAGTACAAAAACATTAGAGGATGCCTTTGCCTCTGCCTGTGAAAATCCATATTGGGTTTATTTTGAAACACAAAAGGGGCAGGATGTAGTCGAATTCAAGGGGGATTGTCCTGTTGATAATAAAGTAACGAAAGTCAATGTGCAGTTTCTTGTAGATAAAGATATGACAAGCGTCCAATCAGGTGCAATGCTTGCTGATAGTAAAATGCAGGAGGAAGCAGATCGCGATCAATTTATACTGGCACTTGTTCAATAG